Part of the Desulfohalovibrio reitneri genome is shown below.
CGAGATTCAGAACGAGTACGTGCAGAAGATGCAGGGCATGGAGGACCGCGAGAAGATGCAGCGCATGCAGGCTGAGATGAACCAGAAGATGGTCCGGGCCGTGGAGGCGCAGAACCTCGACGTGGAGACCTTCAAGAACATCTCCGGCCAGATGCGCTCCGACAAGGAACTCCGCGCCGAGGTCGGCCAGATGATCAAGTCCAAGACCCGGTAGGGAACG
Proteins encoded:
- a CDS encoding DUF4168 domain-containing protein gives rise to the protein MITRLISTNRAALFSVLAAALLAFAAVPAMAQSQDQTQAAPQKEYSQQTLDKFASAYVKLGEIQNEYVQKMQGMEDREKMQRMQAEMNQKMVRAVEAQNLDVETFKNISGQMRSDKELRAEVGQMIKSKTR